A single window of Aspergillus oryzae RIB40 DNA, chromosome 8 DNA harbors:
- a CDS encoding uncharacterized protein (predicted protein), with the protein MKIALAGVGDVGNYFMEEFSRSTHEVVLLTSKHKSHLDRLPIDQQITDYSVENLTLHLQDCDAVVSTFCGPEDKYISAHLAIPEACTRSPKCKRFLPSSWTTNIEDFGDQPIMIAHSRDTIWKALRAQHEVKWTMICNGWFMDYVVPASQRYLRDVGVGWVMDHQNKVFELYADGQQKVTLTSVRDVARAALSILEHDEIEWNEFTHFGGQTLTYLELYKLIKRRDPEWTLKKLPFAEVIERITSGKLVGEDVDLEYFRIMGFTNCNKAPEDRALTWGTGLLEGLRARGVEELLDEAAKDEKVVP; encoded by the coding sequence ATGAAAATCGCACTCGCAGGCGTCGGAGACGTAGGCAACTACTTTATGGAAGAATTCAGCAGATCCACACATGAAGTCGTCCTCCTCACGAGCAAACACAAAAGCCACCTAGATCGCCTACCCATTGACCAACAGATCACCGATTACAGCGTCGAGAACCTCACACTGCACCTGCAGGACTGCGACGCCGTGGTATCCACCTTCTGCGGACCTGAGGACAAATATATCTCCGCCCATCTTGCAATTCCAGAAGCATGCACCCGGTCTCCAAAATGCAAACGCTTCCTGCCATCATCCTGGACCACCAACATCGAAGACTTCGGAGACCAACCGATCATGATCGCGCACTCACGAGACACAATCTGGAAAGCCCTTCGCGCGCAACACGAGGTTAAATGGACTATGATTTGCAACGGGTGGTTCATGGACTACGTTGTGCCCGCCTCACAGCGGTATCTCCGAGATGTTGGCGTTGGATGGGTGATGGATCACCAAAATAAAGTGTTCGAGTTGTATGCGGATGGACAGCAGAAGGTTACGCTAACGTCTGTCCGGGACGTTGCTCGGGCGGCATTGTCGATATTGGAGCATGACGAGATCGAGTGGAACGAATTCACTCACTTCGGAGGCCAGACCTTGACATACCTTGAATTGTATAAGTTGATCAAGAGACGGGACCCGGAGTGgacattgaagaagttgcCCTTTGCTGAGGTGATAGAAAGGATTACGTCGGGGAAGTTGGTCGGGGAGGATGTCGACTTGGAGTACTTTAGAATTATGGGCTTTACCAATTGCAACAAGGCTCCGGAGGATAGGGCTTTGACGTGGGGGACGGGCTTGTTGGAGGGTCTGAGGGCTCGCGGTGTGGAGGAACTTCTGGATGAGGCGGCTAAAGACGAGAAGGTGGTTCCTTGA
- a CDS encoding pyridoxal phosphate-dependent decarboxylase family protein (glutamate decarboxylase and related PLP-dependent proteins), with protein MPQQDSVERINIHDSTEINQVADAFRNSLERIGCHNPFPEAVRIANYPSEDWLSEVQRRTPSSTGRPLEDVLREADEIFSYRISTKHPRFFAFIPSPVSPMSWLGDSLSSAHNTYAGSSESGSGVCAVEKSLIAWIAERFGLPSSAGGQFVSGASMATLTAVAVARDQRLEAELRHRATVYISDESHFCITKALRVVGILDSQIRTIRCDSKYRMDSDHLRRAISEDLADGFRPFLVVATCGTTSTGGIDPLNEIADIADEHGLWMHVDAAYGGSVAFSSTHRPLVDGLGRADSIAWDPHKWLFQTYGCGTILFREKSHPLKSFASTAHFCRDFEDEKEPQNPWNYGIELTRPARHMRLWFSLQVLGMDTIDKMIGRGFELSVLAEGEIKRLADWVILAPTSLAIVNFRFAPHGVDEKLLDQINTHVSKELAAENIACILTTLLDGVVGLRMCTINPRTTDDDIRRVVRALGSSAQGAYRELFKARD; from the coding sequence ATGCCTCAACAAGATTCAGTCGAGAGGATAAACATTCATGACAGTACTGAGATTAACCAGGTAGCAGATGCTTTCCGAAATTCATTGGAACGTATCGGATGCCACAACCCGTTCCCTGAAGCTGTAAGAATTGCAAACTATCCTAGTGAAGACTGGCTATCGGAGGTTCAGAGACGGACCCCGTCGAGCACGGGTAGGCCGTTAGAAGATGTACTGCGAGAAGCCGACGAGATCTTCTCATATCGCATCAGCACAAAGCATCCTCGATTCTTTGCATTCATTCCATCACCAGTCTCCCCCATGTCATGGCTGGGAGACTCGCTCTCTTCCGCACACAATACCTATGCAGGAAGCTCAGAGTCAGGATCCGGCGTCTGCGCCGTGGAAAAATCTTTGATCGCCTGGATTGCTGAACGCTTCGGCTTGCCTTCGTCTGCAGGTGGCCAGTTTGTGTCCGGGGCATCGATGGCGACTTTGACTGCAGTTGCCGTTGCCAGAGACCAGCGCTTGGAGGCTGAGCTGCGGCACAGAGCGACCGTGTATATATCGGATGAGTCACACTTCTGTATTACGAAGGCGCTTCGCGTCGTCGGCATACTGGATTCCCAGATCCGGACTATCCGCTGTGATTCGAAATACCGCATGGATAGCGACCATCTCCGTCGTGCGATATCTGAAGATCTTGCAGACGGTTTCAGACCATTCCTTGTTGTTGCAACGTGTGGGACAACGAGCACCGGCGGCATTGATCCCCTGAACGAAATTGCAGACATAGCAGACGAACATGGATTATGGATGCACGTCGACGCGGCTTACGGCGGATCTGTCGCATTTTCAAGTACCCATCGACCTCTAGTGGACGGACTTGGTCGTGCGGATAGCATCGCCTGGGATCCCCACAAATGGCTCTTCCAGACATACGGCTGTGGTACTATCCTCTTCCGCGAGAAATCCCATCCACTAAAGAGTTTTGCATCCACAGCTCATTTCTGCCGCGACTttgaggatgaaaaggaacCCCAGAATCCCTGGAATTATGGAATTGAACTGACGAGGCCCGCGCGGCACATGCGACTTTGGTTCAGTCTGCAGGTACTTGGCATGGACACGATTGACAAGATGATTGGCCGAGGCTTTGAGTTATCAGTTCTAGCTGAAGGCGAGATAAAAAGGCTGGCAGATTGGGTTATCTTGGCCCCCACATCTTTAGCCATTGTGAACTTTCGGTTTGCCCCACACGGCGTGGATGAAAAACTTCTCGACCAGATTAATACTCACGTTTCGAAAGAATTGGCCGCTGAGAACATCGCGTGCATACTCACCACTCTGCTGGACGGTGTGGTTGGTCTCCGGATGTGTACTATCAATCCGCGAACCACTGATGACGATATACGTCGGGTGGTCAGAGCCCTTGGTAGCAGCGCTCAAGGAGCCTACAGGGAGCTTTTCAAAGCCCGAGATTGA
- a CDS encoding uncharacterized protein (predicted protein), translated as MSAVGKVLIRRGHELTSARLEYRQQPQNPIHGWLGFSIVVLTALAFGFAIFWVDYTCNHVIATLAAVEDSNPTTYVRLDCEDSNDPCNPNYPEVAAPSTTKPITSGLRSAIKHLRARGGFWSCFRGFRMYLAYTGFDLGAGYLLPAVVPIPTHSLLSLFLGKFIASMLLATWQMAWVHLVIADQSPRSRYRRMLGLQHWPRIAPAAALYNVLMSATLSLPIAAARLSGGTVDGIVANPKKKELLNFLAMGILPAILFLLVSIPARGVFTRVAASMLPEEDDPIVPFDRRFGGKVKSAMVGGSGELSLLDAWTSFDWAARIRYVKIILKALVIEVALGVVGGLLVMGELELVTPSRHT; from the exons ATGTCAGCTGTTGGCAAAGTTCTCATACGCCGGGGCCACGAGTTGACTTCCGCTCGGCTTGAATATCGCCAACAGCCTCAAAATCCAATCCATGGATGGCTAGGCTTCTCCATTGTCGTTCTTACGGCCCTTGCATTTGGTTTCGCAATCTTCTGG GTGGACTACACCTGCAACCATGTTATTGCGACTCTGGCCGCAGTCGAAGACTCGAACCCGACTACTTATGTTCGACTCGACTGCGAAGATTCTAACGATCCCTGCAACCCTAATTATCCCGAGGTCGCAGCTCCATCAACCACTAAACCAATCACTAGCGGGTTACGCTCAGCCATCAAGCACCTACGCGCCCGTGGTGGCTTTTGGTCCTGCTTCCGTGGATTTCGTATGTATCTGGCCTACACCGGGTTCGATCTGGGCGCAGGCTATCTACTTCCAGCTGTTGTTCCTATCCCGACCCACTCTCTCCTGAGTTTATTTCTCGGAAAATTCATCGCTAGCATGCTCTTGGCCACCTGGCAGATGGCGTGGGTTCATCTGGTGATCGCCGACCAATCTCCTAGGAGCCGCTATCGGCGAATGCTCGGCCTCCAGCATTGGCCTAGAATTGCCCCTGCAGCTGCTCTGTACAATGTCCTCATGTCTGCGACTTTATCTCTGCCTATAGCCGCTGCAAGGCTCTCAGGCGGGACCGTGGATGGCATTGTTGCCAATCCGAAGAAAAAAGAGCTTCTCAATTTCCTGGCCATGGGTATTCTCCCAGCTATCCTTTTTCTATTGGTTTCCATTCCCGCTAGGGGAGTATTTACTCGTGTGGCTGCTTCTATGCTGCCCGAGGAGGATGACCCGATCGTGCCCTTCGACCGGCGGTTTGGCGGCAAGGTGAAATCCGCAATGGTGGGTGGCAGCGGCGAGCTCAGCCTTCTGGATGCCTGGACTAGCTTTGATTGGGCTGCTCGCATTCGTTACGTTAAAATTATCCTGAAGGCTCTTGTTATTGAGGTTGCTCTGGGTGTAGTTGGGGGCCTATTAGTAATGGGCGAGTTGGAATTGGTGACCCCTTCTCGGCATACCTAG
- a CDS encoding putative flavin containing polyamine oxidase (amine oxidase), which translates to MFLGHLSLIAFGAWAVHPVVGYVSQPRDQEGTCQKTTVAILGAGISGISAAQTLSKASVDDFLILEYRDRIGGRAWHENFGQDKDGNPYVVEMGANWVQGLGNPGGPENPIWTLAKEFGLQTTYSNYSNVSTYNQDGYKDYSHLLDECDEAYDIANQAAGKILVENLQDQTAKAGLALAGWKPKSHDMEAQAVDWWTWDFEASFTPLESSLVFGMASDNLTSNQFSDHDNFVTDQRGFNTIIKGMASKFLTEDDPRLLLNTKVTNITYGPEGVTVYSSDGNCVQAAYAICTFSLGVLQNDVVTFTPELPEWKKTAIQMFTMGTYTKIFLQFNETFWPTDTQYFLYADPATRGYYPLFQSLSMDGFHPGSNIIFVTVTDELAQRAERQSDEETKQEIMEVLRKMFPDVDVPEPTAFLYPRWNTEPWSYGSYSNWPMGTTLEMHENLRANTDRLWFSGEATSPSYFGFLHGAWFEGRDAGRRIAGLLNGCKEGNSTTCVPRKHYEVLHGTSPLADYSSVNGWEVSSFYDSNDD; encoded by the exons ATGTTTTTGGGCCATCTTTCATTAATTGCCTTTGGAGCCTGGGCTGTCCACCCGGTGGTGGGCTATGTGTCCCAACCTAGAGACCAGGAAGGGACATGTCAGAAGACTACGGTTGCGATTCT AGGGGCAGGGATATCAGGTATCTCGGCTGCC CAAACTCTGTCGAAAGCGTCGGTGGATGATTTCCTTATCCTGGAATATCGCGACCGAATTGGTGGTCGTGCTTGGCACGAGAATTTTGGCCAGGACAAAGATGGGAACCCCTACGTGGTCGAAATGGGTGCCAACTGG GTGCAAGGACTCGGAAATCCAGGAGGTCCTGAGAATCCAATTTGGACTTTAGCCAAGGAATTTGGCTTGCAGACGACTTACTCGAACTACAGCAATGTTTCGACATACAATCAGGATGGCTACAAGGATTATTCCCATCTCCTGGATGAGTGTGACGAAGCCTACGATATTGCAAACCAGGCGGCTGGCAAGATTCTTGTTGAAAATCTCCAGGACCAGACGGCAAAGGCCGGATTGGCGTTGGCAGGATGGAAGCCGAAGTCGCATGACATGGAGGCTCAGGCAGTTGACTGGTGGACGTGGG ATTTCGAGGCCTCTTTCACGCCGCTAGAAAGCTCTTTGGTATTTGGTATGGCAAGTGACAATTTGACCTCGAATCAGTTCAGCGACCACGATAACTTCGTCACCGATCAGCGGGGATTTAACACTATCATCAAGGGCATGGCCTCCAAGTTCCTGACTGAAGATGACCCCCGCTTGCTTCTCAATACCAAAGTCACGAATATCACTTACGGACCCGAAGGCGTCACAGTCTACAGTAGCGATGGGAACTGCGTCCAAGCCGCATACGCCATCTGCACATTCTCCTTGGGCGTCCTGCAGAACGATGTCGTCACTTTCACCCCGGAGCTGCCAgagtggaagaagacagcAATCCAGATGTTCACCATGGGCACATATACGAAGATCTTTTTGCAGTTCAATGAGACCTTCTGGCCTACGGACACCCAGTACTTCCTATACGCGGACCCCGCCACTCGTGGCTACTACCCACTCTTCCAGTCCCTATCCATGGACGGTTTCCACCCGGGATCCAACATCATCTTCGTGACCGTTACTGACGAGCTTGCCCAGCGGGCCGAACGCCAATCTGACGAGGAGACTAAGCAAGAAATTATGGAGGTCCTGCGTAAAATGTTCCCTGATGTGGATGTTCCTGAACCTACCGCCTTCCTGTATCCTCGCTGGAACACCGAGCCGTGGTCCTATGGTAGCTACTCCAACTGGCCCATGGGCACGACCCTGGAAATGCATGAGAACCTGCGGGCCAACACCGACCGACTCTGGTTCTCGGGTGAAGCTACCAGTCCGTCCTACTTTGGTTTCTTGCACGGGGCATGGTTTGAAGGTCGCGATGCAGGACGACGGATTGCTGGGTTGCTGAATGGATGCAAGGAAGGGAACTCTACGACTTGTGTCCCCAGGAAACACTATGAGGTGCTTCATGGTACCTCGCCGCTTGCCGATTACAGCTCGGTCAACGGGTGGGAGGTGAGCAGTTTCTATGACAGTAATGATGACTAG